A part of Silurus meridionalis isolate SWU-2019-XX chromosome 18, ASM1480568v1, whole genome shotgun sequence genomic DNA contains:
- the LOC124401693 gene encoding tripartite motif-containing protein 16-like, producing the protein MSLSDITNFCYLTLDPNTAHRNLILSEKNRAVRFSLNEQQNSDHPERFHSWLQVLCEESVCGRCYWEVEWSNEGVDISVSYKDIRRKGRGDECRFGLNNQSWSLWCSSSSLCFFHNNIKTDLRVPSPSRIGVYVDHSAGTLSFYSVSDTMKLLHRVQTTFTQPLYAGFRLHYLSFGSIFALKLCDPE; encoded by the exons ATGTCCCTGTCTGACATCACAA atttctgTTATCTGACTCTGGATCCCAACACGGCACATCGTAACCTCATTCTGTCTGAGAAGAACAGAGCAGTGAGATTCAGTCTGAATGAGCAGCAGAACTCTGATCATCCAGAGAGATTTCACTCCTGGCTTCAGGTGTtgtgtgaggagagtgtgtgtggacgctGTTACTGGGAGGTGGAATGGAGCAATGAGGGTGTGGATATTTCAGTCTCATATAAGGACATCAGAAGGAAAGGACGGGGTGATGAGTGTAGGTTTGGACTCAAcaatcagtcctggagtctgtggtgttcttcttcttctctctgtttctttcacaACAACATTAAGACTGATCTCAGAGTTCCATCACCATCCAGAATAGGAGTGTATGTggatcacagtgcaggaactctATCCTTCTACAGCGTCTCTGATACCATGAAGCTCCTCCACAGAGTCCAAACAACATTCACTCAGCCTCTATATGCTGGATTTAGACTTCACTACTTATCATTTGGTTCTATATTTGCTTTGAAATTGTGTGATCCAGAATAA